TACAAATACGCCTACGAGCCGAATCACCGGCCCGAGGCCGAGGCATTCAAGAAAAAATACTGCCAAGACACGAACGTGCGTTTGGTCGGGGTTTGGGATACGGTCGGCGCGCTCGGAATACCGAATGCATTACTACTGCCGCAACTGCAGGCGGCAAACCGAGTAATCCAAGACAAATCGTTCGGTTTTCTCGACACCCAGTTAAGTGCGCGCGTCGATGCGGCTTATCACGCGGTCGCACTCGACGAACGTCGTGATCCATTTTTACCGACGCTTTGGACTGAAGCGCCGGGCACCGTCAACCGCATCAATGTCATCGACTCGAAAGTGGAACAGGTGTGGTTTGTCGGGGCGCACTCGAACGTCGGCGGCGGCTATGTCGACACCGGTCTGTCCGACATCGTACTAAAGTGGATGATCGAACGGGCGCAGCTGAATGGCCTACAATTCGCCGCCAACGCGATAGCAAGCTTGCGACCCAACCCCATTGGCAAACGCTACGATTCGCTCGGCGATTTTCTCGATGTCGGCGACAAAAAGAACCGTGTGGTTGCATTGGGCGATGCGTTGTTCGACAAAATAAAGGATCACCTCATCGGCACCGATCGCTCGATTCCGCCCGGCTCGTGTTTACATGAAAGCGTTAATCGACGACTCGCCGCCGCTACCGTCGGCGAACCGCAAGCCACCGCCGCCTACCACCCGCCCAGCACTCTCAAGCTGCAAAGCAGCGGCGATCTTCGTAGCGTTGACCTACATACCTACCGCATCGTGACGTGACGCACGATCCTCGATGTCGCCCGCCTCGGTTTGCTAGTACCCCGCTACTAGCCCAACAAGAACGCGGAAATCGAACCGCCTATAGCGTTGAGCAATCTGGGTAGAGCAGCCGTTCGATCCTTCCGGCGACGATAAGGAGTACCGCTACCGATTGCCGCCTGTTATCTTAAAAATCCGCACTCGACCGCCAAACCGAAGGAGATCGCATGGCCGACATCTCTCTGAAAGTCGAACGCAAGGTAGCAATCGTCGACGAGAACCAGACCGTTCTCGAAGCCGCGGCAGTGATGGTCGAACGGTACATCGGCTCGATCGTCATCGGCGACCATTCCGCCGTCCGTGGTATTTTTACCGAACGCGATTTAATGCGCCTCGTCGCCCACCAGAAAAACCCAGCGCAAACTAAATTGAAAGACGTTATGCGCACCGACCTCGTGCGTGCCAACCCGACCGACAGCGTCGAGCAATGCCTGAACCTCATGCGCACGCATCGCTGTCGACATTTACTGATTTACGAAAGCGGTAAATTTATCGGCATCGTTTCGCTGCGCGATCTGGCGTCGCAGATGTTGGAAGAAAAGGAAAGTCTGATTCGCGAGCTGACGAAATATATCGCCGGCTGAACAGAACGCCGCATTCGAACAATGAGAAATAAATGGGGAGGAATCGGCGACGCGTTCGCCGATCGGAACTTTCGCGTTTATACGGTCGGCTCGGTTACGTCGTGGATTAGCTTTTACGTGCAATGGGTCGCGATCTCCTGGGTAACTTGGGAGCTGACCCATTCGACGACGTGGCTCGCGATCATGGCGCTGCTCGATATCGCGCCGAATTTGTTTTTCGTTCCGCTCGGCGGTGCACTCGCCGATCGCTACGATCGTTTTCGCATCGTCGCGGTAACGCACGTGATCGCGTTGCTGCAAGCACTCGCCCTCGCCGTCCTCGCTTACCTAGACGCGCTAACGATCTGGCCGCTGGCGGTGCTCGT
This Gammaproteobacteria bacterium DNA region includes the following protein-coding sequences:
- a CDS encoding DUF2235 domain-containing protein, with the protein product MTKRIVVCLDGTWNSEEKHDSGAKTNVARLYGALQNSPDQIAQYFPGVGTAVGEKVSGGVFGWRLFDQIKEPYRYIVKHFAPGDHIYIFGFSRGAYSARSLAGMITRCGVLRNDVADVDISLPNLLLELLATHQDIHLQLDATDKTFAMYKYAYEPNHRPEAEAFKKKYCQDTNVRLVGVWDTVGALGIPNALLLPQLQAANRVIQDKSFGFLDTQLSARVDAAYHAVALDERRDPFLPTLWTEAPGTVNRINVIDSKVEQVWFVGAHSNVGGGYVDTGLSDIVLKWMIERAQLNGLQFAANAIASLRPNPIGKRYDSLGDFLDVGDKKNRVVALGDALFDKIKDHLIGTDRSIPPGSCLHESVNRRLAAATVGEPQATAAYHPPSTLKLQSSGDLRSVDLHTYRIVT
- a CDS encoding CBS domain-containing protein, with product MADISLKVERKVAIVDENQTVLEAAAVMVERYIGSIVIGDHSAVRGIFTERDLMRLVAHQKNPAQTKLKDVMRTDLVRANPTDSVEQCLNLMRTHRCRHLLIYESGKFIGIVSLRDLASQMLEEKESLIRELTKYIAG